In Micromonospora sp. NBC_01813, the following are encoded in one genomic region:
- a CDS encoding DUF885 domain-containing protein has translation MTPFVPLAERIVDALLASDPSLASSAGDHRYDDRLPDLSTDAVAATATMLLDATNALAEVDADTLSTQERVDHAILSAIVDRRLFELTEVRAREWNPLVYNPGALLHSLIARPFAPAAQRLTSLAGRLGAVPDVLATARDTLRGVPTIHAETAAGQFAGTAALVRDRVSVLLAEEPGLRGTVEPLAAEAAHALDEFAGWLREGLDRDTDRRDPRLGRRLWEAQLWHTLDTELTAADVLDRAWANLERVTAEIRAAAAELTGGPADDETVRKALDQLAAEHPDDGSIVSLAEQAMRETTEFVTSRNLVSLVDDRCVVQEMPEFARGVAVAYCDPPGVLERAEVPTFYCIAPTPAGWPAERVESFYREYNDHMVRNLTVHEAMPGHFLQLAHARRFLGTTRVRAIGRSGPFVEGWAVYAEELMVDAGFGGLPVRLQQLKMQLRMTINAILDQLTHCEQLPQDEAMALMTGRGFQEEGEAAGKWRRALLTSTQLSTYFVGYTEVAAVGAARPADVPARQWHDAMLAHGSPPPRHLPALLQI, from the coding sequence ATGACGCCGTTCGTACCTCTGGCTGAACGTATCGTCGACGCGCTGTTGGCCAGCGATCCGTCGCTGGCGTCGTCGGCCGGTGACCACCGCTACGACGACCGGTTGCCGGATCTGTCCACCGACGCGGTCGCCGCCACCGCAACGATGCTGCTGGACGCCACCAACGCGCTCGCCGAAGTCGACGCGGACACCCTGTCCACCCAGGAGCGGGTGGATCACGCGATCCTGTCGGCGATCGTCGACCGGCGGCTGTTCGAGCTGACCGAGGTACGGGCCCGCGAGTGGAACCCGCTGGTCTACAACCCGGGTGCGTTGCTGCACAGTCTGATCGCCCGCCCGTTCGCGCCGGCCGCGCAGCGGCTGACCAGCCTGGCCGGCCGGCTCGGCGCGGTGCCGGACGTGCTGGCCACCGCCCGCGACACGCTGCGCGGGGTGCCGACGATCCACGCCGAGACCGCCGCCGGGCAGTTCGCCGGCACCGCCGCCCTGGTGCGTGACCGGGTGTCGGTGCTGCTGGCCGAGGAGCCGGGGCTGCGCGGCACGGTCGAGCCGTTGGCGGCCGAGGCGGCGCACGCACTCGACGAGTTCGCCGGCTGGCTGCGCGAGGGTCTGGACCGGGACACCGACCGGCGGGATCCGAGACTGGGGCGCCGGCTGTGGGAGGCCCAGTTGTGGCACACCCTGGACACCGAGCTGACCGCCGCCGACGTACTGGACCGCGCCTGGGCGAACCTGGAGCGGGTCACCGCCGAGATCCGCGCGGCGGCTGCAGAGCTCACCGGTGGGCCGGCCGACGACGAGACGGTGCGCAAGGCGCTGGACCAGCTCGCCGCCGAGCATCCGGACGACGGGTCGATCGTTTCGCTGGCGGAGCAGGCGATGCGGGAGACGACGGAGTTCGTCACCTCCCGCAACCTGGTGTCGTTGGTGGACGATCGGTGTGTCGTCCAGGAGATGCCGGAGTTCGCCCGGGGTGTGGCGGTCGCCTACTGTGACCCGCCCGGGGTGCTGGAGCGCGCCGAGGTGCCGACGTTCTACTGCATCGCGCCGACCCCGGCGGGCTGGCCGGCGGAGCGGGTCGAGTCGTTCTACCGCGAGTACAACGACCACATGGTGCGCAATCTGACCGTGCACGAGGCGATGCCGGGGCACTTCCTGCAGTTGGCGCATGCCCGCCGGTTCCTCGGCACCACCCGGGTGCGGGCCATCGGTCGCTCCGGGCCGTTCGTGGAGGGCTGGGCGGTGTACGCCGAGGAGCTGATGGTCGACGCTGGCTTCGGTGGCCTGCCGGTGCGGCTGCAGCAGTTGAAGATGCAGCTGCGGATGACGATCAACGCGATCCTTGATCAGTTGACGCACTGCGAGCAGTTGCCGCAGGACGAGGCGATGGCCTTGATGACGGGTCGCGGCTTCCAGGAGGAGGGCGAGGCGGCTGGCAAGTGGCGCCGGGCGTTGCTCACCTCGACCCAGTTGTCCACGTACTTCGTGGGGTACACGGAGGTGGCGGCGGTGGGAGCGGCACGCCCGGCGGACGTGCCGGCCCGGCAGTGGCACGACGCGATGTTGGCGCACGGCTCCCCGCCGCCCCGGCATCTGCCGGCGCTCCTACAAATCTGA
- the nudC gene encoding NAD(+) diphosphatase, whose translation MPDPSIGGLGRPSRRFLPDAGTGGTASPDDPCLVVAGRRLLVGTSGPLPCVADLPTGTEWVPLGSLDGTRVWATGLPTVDDQLGEWHSWPTMAGKVGEPLAALAGRALQVITWRRTHRFCGGCATELADVPGEHARRCPGCNLYVPMQLSPAVLAAITRTTDASTTELLLVRHTYGPTAIWALVAGFVEAGETLEEAVHREAGEEVGLAVHDLAYFGSQPWAMSGPGVLLAGFTARAAPDAEPVADGREIAEARWFALDDLPAELPAAYSISRWLIEHQRTGYSDL comes from the coding sequence GTGCCCGATCCGTCGATCGGCGGCCTGGGCCGGCCTAGCCGCAGGTTCCTGCCAGACGCCGGTACGGGCGGCACCGCCAGCCCCGACGACCCGTGCCTGGTCGTCGCCGGCCGCCGCCTTCTGGTCGGCACGAGCGGGCCACTGCCCTGCGTGGCCGACCTGCCGACCGGGACCGAGTGGGTGCCGCTGGGCAGCCTCGACGGCACCCGGGTCTGGGCCACCGGCCTGCCGACCGTCGACGACCAACTCGGCGAATGGCACAGCTGGCCGACGATGGCCGGCAAGGTCGGTGAACCGCTGGCCGCACTGGCCGGACGGGCCCTGCAGGTGATCACCTGGCGGCGTACCCACCGGTTCTGCGGCGGCTGCGCCACCGAACTGGCCGACGTTCCCGGCGAGCATGCCCGCCGCTGCCCCGGCTGCAACCTGTACGTACCGATGCAGCTCTCCCCCGCCGTCCTGGCCGCGATCACCCGCACCACCGACGCCAGCACAACCGAGCTGCTGCTGGTCCGGCACACCTACGGTCCGACCGCGATCTGGGCGCTGGTGGCCGGCTTCGTCGAAGCCGGCGAAACCCTGGAGGAGGCGGTGCACCGGGAGGCCGGCGAGGAAGTCGGGCTGGCCGTGCACGACCTGGCCTACTTCGGCAGCCAGCCGTGGGCGATGTCCGGACCGGGCGTACTGCTGGCCGGATTCACCGCCCGCGCGGCACCCGACGCCGAGCCGGTCGCCGACGGCCGCGAGATCGCCGAAGCCCGCTGGTTCGCCCTCGACGACCTGCCGGCCGAACTGCCGGCGGCGTACTCGATCTCCCGCTGGCTGATCGAACACCAACGGACCGGTTACTCAGATTTGTAG
- the eno gene encoding phosphopyruvate hydratase, translating to MATIEGIVAREILDSRGNPTVEVEIGLDDGTIARAAVPSGASTGAFEAVELRDGDADRYAGKGVEQAVSNIEERIVDQLVGYEASEQRLIDQKMLDLDGTADKSGLGANAILGVSLAVAKAAANSAELSLFRYLGGPNAHLLPVPMMNILNGGAHADSNVDVQEFMIAPIGAPTFREALRTGAEVYHKLKSVLKKKGLATGLGDEGGFAPSLPTNAAALDLIAEAVAAAGYQLGTDIVLALDVAATEFYKDGAYVFEGANKTSDEMIAYYTKLVGEYPIVSIEDPLAEDDWAGWSAMTATLGDRIQIVGDDLFVTNPQRIARGIAEQAANAVLVKVNQIGSLTETFDAVELAHRSGFRCMMSHRSGETEDTTIADLAVATGCGQIKTGAPARSERVAKYNQLLRIEEELADAARYAGAGAFPRYRSA from the coding sequence GTGGCTACCATCGAGGGAATCGTCGCCAGGGAGATTCTCGATTCGCGCGGAAATCCGACCGTCGAGGTCGAGATCGGGCTCGACGACGGCACGATCGCGCGTGCGGCAGTGCCGTCCGGCGCGTCCACCGGCGCGTTCGAGGCGGTCGAGCTGCGTGACGGCGACGCCGACCGGTACGCCGGCAAGGGCGTCGAGCAGGCGGTTTCCAACATCGAAGAGCGCATCGTCGACCAGCTGGTCGGATACGAGGCCAGTGAGCAGCGGCTGATCGACCAGAAGATGCTCGATCTGGACGGCACCGCGGACAAGTCCGGGCTGGGTGCCAACGCCATTCTCGGGGTTTCCCTCGCGGTGGCGAAGGCCGCCGCCAACAGCGCCGAGTTGAGCCTGTTCCGCTACCTCGGTGGGCCGAACGCGCACTTGCTGCCGGTGCCGATGATGAACATCCTCAACGGTGGCGCGCACGCCGACTCCAACGTCGACGTGCAGGAATTCATGATCGCGCCGATCGGCGCGCCGACGTTCCGCGAGGCGCTGCGCACCGGTGCCGAGGTCTACCACAAGCTCAAGTCGGTGCTGAAGAAGAAGGGCCTGGCGACCGGTCTCGGCGACGAGGGCGGCTTCGCGCCGAGCCTGCCGACCAACGCCGCCGCGCTGGACCTGATCGCGGAGGCCGTGGCCGCCGCCGGTTACCAGCTCGGCACCGACATCGTGCTGGCGCTGGACGTGGCCGCCACCGAGTTCTACAAAGACGGCGCGTACGTCTTCGAGGGCGCGAACAAGACCTCCGACGAGATGATCGCCTACTACACCAAGCTGGTCGGCGAGTACCCGATCGTGTCCATCGAGGATCCGCTCGCGGAGGACGACTGGGCCGGCTGGTCGGCGATGACCGCCACGCTCGGCGACCGGATCCAGATCGTCGGTGACGACCTGTTCGTCACCAATCCGCAGCGCATCGCCCGGGGCATCGCCGAGCAGGCGGCCAACGCCGTACTGGTCAAGGTGAACCAGATCGGTTCGCTGACGGAGACGTTCGACGCGGTCGAGTTGGCCCACCGCAGCGGTTTCCGCTGCATGATGAGCCACCGGTCGGGTGAGACCGAGGACACCACGATCGCCGACCTGGCGGTGGCGACCGGCTGCGGCCAGATCAAGACCGGTGCGCCGGCCCGCTCCGAGCGGGTCGCCAAGTACAACCAGCTGCTGCGGATCGAGGAGGAGCTGGCCGACGCGGCGCGCTACGCCGGGGCCGGCGCGTTCCCCAGGTACCGTTCGGCGTAA
- a CDS encoding FtsB family cell division protein yields the protein MTQRRTPSGQGPARRPGQPGRSGARGPLRVAGRDAGRPAVRDPGRTNGRDGGPRVDQRTGSTRSAGGTRAGDPGRPASRPAAGRRTPGGPVKRTTAPQPNRFTGRATVLLVVLVALALAYTYPVRVYLSQQADIARIEQAQQEQRDRIADLDAQAERWQDPDYIRIEAKRRFFMVYPGEVPLLVLNDPDGAARDAGTPIDPPTDPAAPADPWYDTLWSSVAAADTEDGAR from the coding sequence GTGACGCAACGGCGCACACCGAGTGGGCAGGGCCCGGCCCGCCGGCCGGGGCAGCCTGGCCGGTCCGGTGCCCGCGGCCCGCTGCGGGTCGCCGGCCGGGACGCCGGGCGGCCAGCGGTCCGTGACCCCGGCCGGACCAATGGCCGCGACGGCGGCCCCCGCGTCGACCAGCGCACCGGCTCGACCCGCTCCGCCGGCGGTACGCGGGCCGGTGATCCAGGTCGTCCGGCGAGCCGGCCGGCCGCCGGCCGTCGCACTCCGGGGGGGCCGGTCAAGCGGACCACCGCGCCCCAACCCAACCGCTTCACCGGGCGGGCCACCGTACTGCTGGTGGTCCTGGTCGCGCTCGCGTTGGCGTACACCTATCCGGTCCGGGTCTACCTGAGTCAGCAGGCCGACATCGCCCGGATCGAGCAGGCCCAGCAGGAACAGCGGGATCGGATCGCCGACCTGGACGCGCAGGCCGAGCGCTGGCAGGACCCGGACTACATCCGGATCGAGGCCAAGCGCCGGTTCTTCATGGTGTACCCGGGCGAGGTGCCGCTGCTGGTGCTCAACGACCCGGACGGCGCCGCTCGCGACGCGGGCACCCCGATCGACCCGCCGACGGACCCGGCGGCCCCGGCGGACCCGTGGTACGACACGTTGTGGTCCAGCGTCGCGGCCGCCGACACCGAGGACGGTGCCCGGTGA
- a CDS encoding amino-acid N-acetyltransferase, which translates to MADPDVGAEVVVRRARTRDVRGIRRLIDLYSPDRRLLSKATVTLFEDVQEFWVAELPADGTIVGCGALHVMWEDLAEIRTVAVDPACRGRKIGHRIVAELLAVAGELGVGRVFVLTFETGFFATFGFVEIDGAPVPAQVYEQLLRSYDEGVAEFLGLERVKPNTLGNTRMLLHLP; encoded by the coding sequence GTGGCGGATCCTGACGTCGGTGCCGAGGTTGTCGTCCGGCGGGCACGCACCCGTGACGTGCGGGGCATCCGCCGGCTGATCGACCTGTACAGCCCGGATCGTCGGCTGCTCAGCAAGGCGACGGTGACGCTCTTCGAGGACGTGCAGGAGTTCTGGGTCGCCGAGTTGCCGGCCGACGGCACCATCGTCGGTTGCGGTGCGCTGCACGTGATGTGGGAGGACCTGGCGGAGATCCGTACCGTCGCCGTCGACCCGGCGTGCCGGGGCCGCAAGATCGGCCACCGGATCGTCGCGGAGCTGCTGGCGGTGGCCGGGGAGCTCGGGGTGGGTCGGGTCTTCGTGCTCACCTTCGAGACAGGGTTCTTCGCGACGTTCGGCTTCGTGGAGATCGACGGGGCGCCGGTGCCGGCTCAGGTGTACGAGCAGCTGCTGCGCTCCTACGACGAGGGTGTCGCCGAGTTTCTCGGCCTGGAGCGGGTGAAGCCGAACACGCTCGGCAACACCCGGATGCTCCTGCACCTGCCCTGA
- a CDS encoding Ppx/GppA phosphatase family protein, with the protein MAGIDCGTNSIRLLVADLGEQSATAPLTDVVRRMEIVRLGEGVDETRRLAPAAIERTRRALAGYAAEIAAHGAERVRMCATSASRDAANADEFVAMVEATLGVAPEVVTGDEEARLTFAGAVGGLADIAPAPYLVVDIGGGSTEFVVGVDTVARAVSVDIGCVRMTERHLRADPPTAAQIAAAEHDIAEAVDRALAAVADQPGPAGQPGPPTLVGLAGSVTTVAGIALGLDEYLPERLHHARISYQQVAEVTADLLAMPVARRLRIPVMHPGRADVIAAGALVLRIIMERAGVPSVVASEHDILDGICLSLR; encoded by the coding sequence GTGGCGGGGATCGACTGCGGCACCAACTCGATCCGGCTGTTGGTGGCCGACCTCGGCGAGCAAAGTGCCACCGCACCGCTGACCGACGTGGTGCGCCGGATGGAGATCGTCCGGCTCGGTGAAGGCGTCGACGAGACCCGCCGGCTCGCCCCGGCCGCCATCGAGCGCACCCGCCGGGCGCTGGCCGGGTACGCCGCCGAGATCGCCGCGCACGGTGCCGAACGGGTACGCATGTGCGCCACCTCGGCCAGCCGGGACGCCGCCAACGCCGACGAGTTCGTCGCGATGGTCGAAGCCACCCTGGGTGTGGCGCCAGAGGTGGTCACCGGCGACGAGGAGGCCCGGCTCACCTTCGCCGGAGCGGTCGGCGGGCTGGCCGACATCGCCCCGGCGCCGTACCTGGTGGTCGACATCGGCGGCGGCTCCACCGAGTTCGTGGTTGGGGTCGACACCGTGGCGCGGGCGGTGTCGGTCGACATCGGCTGCGTACGGATGACCGAGCGGCACCTGCGGGCCGACCCGCCGACCGCCGCGCAGATCGCCGCCGCCGAGCACGACATTGCCGAGGCGGTCGACCGGGCGTTGGCGGCAGTGGCGGACCAGCCCGGCCCAGCGGGCCAGCCCGGCCCACCGACCCTGGTCGGCCTGGCTGGGTCGGTGACCACGGTGGCCGGGATCGCCCTGGGGCTGGACGAGTATCTGCCGGAGCGGCTGCACCACGCCCGGATCAGCTACCAGCAGGTCGCCGAGGTGACCGCCGACCTGCTGGCCATGCCGGTCGCGCGGCGGCTGCGTATCCCGGTGATGCACCCCGGCCGGGCGGATGTGATCGCCGCCGGAGCCCTGGTGCTGCGGATCATCATGGAGCGGGCCGGCGTGCCGTCGGTGGTGGCCAGCGAGCACGACATCCTGGACGGAATCTGCCTCAGTCTGCGGTGA
- a CDS encoding dienelactone hydrolase family protein has protein sequence MGEMVSYRSNGGTSEGYLALPPTPSGESDPAGPAPAVIVIQEWWGLVPHITAVADRFAEAGFVALAPDLYHGVQATEPDQARRLLMGLAMDQAAKDIAGAAEYLAGRAETAGDAIGTVGFCAGGSLALWSATLTDRIVATAGFYPALPWERMSPDWSGYAGKSAIIHCSQEDGTSAADGIQQAKGYVEAAGGNCTVYDYPGTRHAFFNDDRPESYDDDASTRAWARTLELFRTRLG, from the coding sequence ATGGGTGAGATGGTGAGTTACCGCAGCAACGGCGGGACCAGCGAGGGATACCTGGCCCTGCCGCCGACACCCAGCGGGGAGAGCGACCCGGCCGGCCCGGCTCCTGCGGTCATCGTGATCCAGGAGTGGTGGGGGCTGGTGCCGCACATCACCGCGGTCGCCGACCGGTTCGCCGAGGCCGGCTTCGTCGCGCTCGCCCCGGACCTCTACCACGGGGTGCAGGCGACCGAGCCGGACCAGGCCCGCCGGCTGTTGATGGGCCTGGCGATGGATCAGGCCGCGAAGGACATCGCGGGCGCCGCGGAGTACCTGGCCGGCCGCGCCGAGACGGCCGGTGACGCCATCGGTACGGTCGGTTTCTGCGCCGGTGGCTCGCTGGCCCTCTGGTCGGCCACACTCACCGACCGAATCGTCGCCACCGCCGGGTTCTATCCGGCGTTGCCGTGGGAACGGATGAGCCCCGACTGGTCCGGTTACGCCGGCAAGTCGGCGATCATCCACTGCTCGCAGGAGGACGGCACCTCCGCCGCCGACGGCATCCAGCAGGCCAAGGGCTACGTCGAGGCGGCCGGCGGCAACTGCACCGTCTACGACTACCCTGGCACCCGGCACGCGTTCTTCAACGACGACCGTCCGGAGTCCTACGACGACGACGCGTCGACGCGGGCCTGGGCGCGGACCCTGGAGCTGTTCCGGACCCGGCTCGGCTGA
- a CDS encoding uracil-DNA glycosylase: protein MTRTADEVTTTAAAAPDLAALDRAVACCRACPNLVSWREEVAATKRAAFRDQTYWGRPVPGFGAPDARIAILGLAPAAHGGNRTGRVFTGDRSGDVLFAALHRAGLANQPTSVAADDGLRLRDTRIVAAVRCAPPANKPTPAERDTCAPWLHREFELLKPTLRVVVALGAFAWSAWWPVLTRIYGRRPPTPRPAFGHAAHWSGGGQVPDVLGCYHVSQQNTFTGRLTPAMLDEVFTEVKRLAGSV, encoded by the coding sequence GTGACCCGTACCGCCGACGAGGTGACCACGACGGCGGCGGCCGCGCCGGACCTGGCCGCCCTGGATCGGGCGGTGGCCTGCTGCCGGGCCTGCCCCAACCTGGTCTCCTGGCGGGAAGAGGTCGCGGCGACCAAGCGGGCGGCGTTCCGGGATCAGACGTACTGGGGTCGGCCGGTGCCCGGCTTCGGCGCGCCGGACGCCCGGATCGCCATCCTCGGCCTGGCGCCGGCGGCCCACGGCGGAAACCGGACCGGCCGGGTGTTCACCGGCGACCGTTCCGGCGACGTGCTGTTCGCCGCCCTGCACCGGGCCGGGCTGGCAAACCAGCCGACCAGCGTCGCCGCCGACGACGGCCTGCGCCTGCGGGACACCCGGATCGTCGCCGCGGTGCGCTGCGCCCCACCGGCGAACAAACCCACCCCGGCCGAGCGGGACACCTGCGCGCCCTGGCTGCACCGCGAGTTCGAGCTGCTGAAACCCACCCTGCGGGTGGTGGTCGCGCTCGGCGCGTTCGCCTGGTCCGCCTGGTGGCCGGTGCTTACCCGGATTTACGGCCGACGCCCGCCCACACCCCGACCCGCGTTCGGCCATGCGGCACACTGGTCGGGTGGCGGGCAGGTGCCCGACGTGCTGGGCTGTTATCACGTCAGCCAGCAGAACACGTTCACCGGACGGCTCACCCCCGCCATGCTCGACGAGGTCTTCACCGAGGTGAAGCGCCTCGCGGGGTCGGTCTGA
- a CDS encoding DUF4129 domain-containing protein — translation MDFAALRRLWPLAAVAVLLALTAVAAANSTLPVSRTDTTTERELPALPDYQQPQAIPTDEPPEDFAAAEQQSVPSWVPLAAGVLCGVAVLVVVGLLLWTLLRDLTRRRSRAASGRIRRRAQPSGPASAAEVVAAVDAGLVELSDADADPRRAVIACWVRLEQAAAAAGTPRQIGDTSTDLVTRLLAGHAISAEVLSAFAAVYRQARYARHAVDERTRAQAQSALRRLRGELTASVGATDGRPGDE, via the coding sequence ATGGATTTCGCGGCTCTCCGTCGGCTGTGGCCACTCGCCGCTGTCGCCGTCCTGCTAGCGCTGACCGCGGTCGCGGCGGCGAACTCGACCTTGCCGGTCAGTCGGACCGACACCACCACCGAGCGGGAGCTTCCCGCCCTGCCGGACTACCAACAGCCGCAGGCCATCCCCACCGACGAGCCGCCGGAGGACTTCGCCGCCGCCGAACAGCAGTCGGTCCCGTCGTGGGTCCCCCTCGCCGCCGGGGTGCTCTGCGGGGTCGCCGTCCTGGTGGTCGTCGGCCTGCTGCTGTGGACGCTGCTGCGTGACCTGACCAGGCGGCGTTCCCGGGCGGCGTCGGGTCGGATCCGTCGCCGGGCGCAGCCGTCCGGCCCGGCCAGCGCGGCGGAGGTGGTAGCGGCGGTCGACGCCGGCCTGGTCGAACTCTCCGACGCCGACGCCGACCCCCGCCGTGCGGTGATCGCCTGCTGGGTACGCCTGGAACAGGCCGCCGCCGCGGCCGGCACCCCCCGGCAGATCGGCGACACCTCCACCGACCTGGTCACCCGGCTGCTCGCCGGGCACGCGATCAGTGCCGAGGTGCTCTCCGCGTTCGCCGCCGTCTACCGCCAGGCCCGGTACGCCCGGCACGCCGTCGACGAGCGGACCAGGGCCCAGGCCCAGTCGGCGCTGCGCCGGCTGCGCGGCGAGTTGACCGCCAGCGTCGGCGCCACCGACGGCAGGCCGGGCGATGAGTGA
- a CDS encoding AAA family ATPase, with amino-acid sequence MNDVVAAPTAEASRLAHAVLDAVGTVLVGKRGSLELVLAGILAGGHVLLEDLPGLGKTLTARSFAQALGLDFRRLQFTPDLLPADVTGSFLYDQRSADFTFRAGPVFTNLLLADEINRTPPKTQAALLEAMQEKQVSVEGVTYRLEVPFHVLATANPIEYEGTYPLPEAQLDRFLLRVSFGYPSHDEEWEVLRRRITRRQEETELAAVVDAAGLRAMQGALENVVVEDSIGRYIVSLTQATREHPSVLVGASPRGSLALLLLARAKAVLAGRDFVVPEDVKEVAAPALAHRITLRPEMWLRRVDPAFVVAEVLAQTPAPASGALPSYAGGFGPSPAAAGGRRPAP; translated from the coding sequence GTGAACGACGTGGTGGCTGCCCCGACCGCCGAGGCGAGTCGGCTCGCGCACGCCGTACTGGACGCGGTCGGCACCGTCCTGGTCGGCAAACGGGGCTCGCTGGAGCTCGTCCTGGCCGGGATCCTCGCTGGTGGGCACGTGCTGCTGGAGGATCTGCCCGGCCTGGGCAAGACCCTGACCGCCAGATCGTTCGCGCAGGCGTTGGGGTTGGACTTCCGCCGGTTGCAGTTCACCCCCGACCTGCTGCCCGCCGACGTCACCGGGTCGTTCCTCTACGACCAGCGCAGCGCCGACTTCACCTTCCGGGCCGGGCCGGTCTTCACCAACCTGCTGCTCGCCGACGAGATCAACCGGACGCCGCCGAAGACCCAGGCGGCGCTGCTGGAGGCGATGCAGGAGAAGCAGGTCTCGGTGGAGGGGGTCACCTACCGGCTGGAGGTGCCGTTCCACGTGCTCGCCACCGCCAACCCGATCGAGTACGAAGGCACCTATCCGCTGCCGGAGGCGCAGCTCGACCGGTTCCTGCTGCGGGTGTCGTTCGGCTATCCGAGCCACGACGAGGAGTGGGAGGTGCTCCGCCGGCGGATCACCCGCCGCCAGGAGGAGACCGAGTTGGCCGCCGTGGTCGACGCGGCCGGGCTGCGGGCGATGCAGGGGGCGCTGGAGAACGTGGTGGTCGAGGATTCCATCGGCCGGTACATCGTGTCGCTCACCCAGGCCACCCGCGAGCACCCGTCGGTGCTGGTCGGGGCGTCGCCCCGGGGTTCGCTGGCGTTGCTGCTGCTGGCCCGGGCCAAGGCGGTGCTCGCCGGGCGGGACTTCGTCGTCCCCGAGGACGTCAAGGAGGTCGCCGCCCCGGCCCTGGCCCACCGGATCACACTGCGGCCGGAGATGTGGCTCCGCCGGGTCGACCCGGCGTTCGTGGTGGCCGAGGTACTGGCGCAGACCCCCGCGCCGGCCAGCGGGGCGCTGCCCAGCTACGCCGGCGGGTTCGGCCCGTCGCCCGCGGCGGCCGGTGGCCGCCGCCCGGCACCGTGA
- a CDS encoding DUF58 domain-containing protein produces the protein MTAGQWLPTRALGRAVLVTGLLLIAGVILGRVDLVALATPFALGTAYALRRRPAAAPVLDVGAVEGDLVEGGQVGARVAAANPVDVGYDLVVVRALVSPWLRIDELGLLAATPIGDESTGGSGGAADGGGSAGPGTATLQVLERFGAPARLSPSGGVPDRPFGLVVPTGSAAGFELGGIALRWGRPAIGPVAARAVACDGLLACRPLVAEPVRVPVYPVTEPFDADEAMPRAAGLVGGHRSRRPGEGGELAGVRIFGPGDRLRRIDWRVSLRARQLHVAATLSDRDAEVVLLLDVLTEVGRSGGVSGGASVLDTTVRAAAAVAEHYLHRGDRVAMLEYGPLARRLRPATGRRQYLTVLEWLLDVEVRPTPYEPYDQVFGPQLLSSDALVVVLTPLVDPRSAEMLARMARSGRIVVAVDTLPSTVAPPPRGGPWTEAAYGLWRLDRDNTIGQLREHGVPVVTWAGAGSLDQVLRDVSRLASAPKAVLR, from the coding sequence GTGACCGCCGGCCAGTGGCTGCCCACCCGGGCGCTCGGGCGGGCGGTGCTGGTCACCGGGCTGCTGCTGATCGCCGGCGTGATCCTCGGCCGGGTCGACCTGGTCGCCCTGGCCACACCGTTCGCCCTCGGCACCGCGTACGCGCTGCGTCGGCGCCCGGCCGCCGCGCCGGTCCTCGACGTCGGCGCGGTCGAAGGTGACCTCGTCGAGGGGGGTCAGGTCGGTGCCCGGGTGGCCGCCGCCAACCCGGTCGACGTCGGCTACGACCTGGTGGTGGTCCGCGCTCTGGTGTCACCGTGGCTGCGCATCGACGAGTTGGGGCTGCTGGCGGCCACCCCGATCGGCGATGAGTCGACCGGCGGGTCCGGCGGGGCGGCCGACGGTGGCGGGTCCGCCGGGCCGGGCACCGCGACCCTGCAGGTGCTGGAGCGGTTCGGGGCACCGGCCCGGCTGTCGCCCAGCGGCGGGGTGCCGGACCGCCCGTTCGGTCTGGTGGTGCCGACCGGCAGCGCGGCCGGTTTCGAGTTGGGCGGCATCGCCCTGCGGTGGGGCCGGCCGGCGATCGGCCCGGTCGCCGCCCGGGCGGTCGCCTGTGACGGACTGCTGGCCTGCCGGCCGTTGGTCGCCGAACCGGTCCGGGTGCCGGTGTATCCGGTGACCGAGCCGTTCGACGCCGACGAGGCGATGCCGCGCGCCGCCGGCCTGGTCGGCGGGCACCGGTCGCGCCGGCCGGGGGAGGGCGGCGAGTTGGCCGGCGTACGGATCTTCGGCCCCGGTGACCGGCTGCGGCGTATCGACTGGCGGGTGTCGTTGCGGGCCCGGCAGCTGCACGTGGCGGCGACGCTGTCCGACCGAGACGCCGAGGTGGTGCTGCTGTTGGACGTGCTCACCGAGGTGGGCCGCTCCGGCGGGGTCTCCGGCGGCGCGTCGGTGCTGGACACCACGGTCCGGGCGGCGGCTGCGGTCGCCGAGCACTACCTGCACCGGGGTGACCGGGTCGCGATGCTGGAGTACGGGCCGTTGGCCCGACGGCTGCGCCCGGCCACCGGTCGTCGGCAGTACCTGACCGTGCTGGAATGGCTGCTCGACGTCGAGGTGCGGCCGACCCCGTACGAACCGTACGACCAGGTGTTCGGCCCGCAGCTGCTCTCCTCGGACGCGCTGGTGGTGGTGTTGACTCCGCTGGTCGACCCGCGGTCGGCGGAGATGCTGGCCCGGATGGCCCGCTCCGGCCGGATCGTCGTCGCCGTCGACACGCTGCCCAGCACGGTGGCGCCGCCGCCGCGAGGTGGGCCGTGGACCGAGGCGGCGTACGGGCTGTGGCGGCTGGACCGCGACAACACCATCGGCCAGCTGCGTGAGCACGGGGTACCGGTGGTGACCTGGGCCGGTGCCGGCAGCCTCGACCAGGTGCTGCGCGACGTCTCCCGGCTGGCGTCGGCACCGAAGGCGGTGCTGCGGTGA